From a region of the Teredinibacter turnerae genome:
- a CDS encoding cytochrome-c peroxidase: MKPVTLSIAFITALSTLTAATAIATPRQEPITPIAPVRITEPAKVELGKQLFFDPRLSMSGVISCNTCHNLAFGGTDNLKTSVGHKWQAGPVNSPTVFNASYGLAQFWDGRAADLQEQAKGPIQANVEMAMPHNLAIEVIQSIPGYREQFEAIYGDKNVSLNNLTDAIAEFEETLVTPNSRFDQWLLGDNDAISAAERKGYELFKSSGCIACHNGPAVGGTMYQKMGLFGAYKSSSPSQGRFDVTGNEADRYQFKVPTLRNVELTYPYFHDGEAETLGEAVDLMGKLQLGRTFKKTEINQIVAFLSTLTGERPDIDLPHLPASGVNTHRPEPFK, encoded by the coding sequence ATGAAGCCTGTGACTCTAAGCATCGCTTTCATCACCGCGCTAAGCACACTCACCGCCGCGACTGCAATTGCAACCCCTAGGCAAGAACCTATCACCCCTATAGCTCCCGTCCGTATCACTGAGCCTGCTAAAGTAGAGCTTGGTAAACAACTATTTTTTGATCCACGGTTATCCATGTCCGGCGTAATTTCCTGCAACACTTGTCACAACCTTGCCTTCGGCGGTACTGATAACCTGAAAACGTCCGTTGGCCACAAGTGGCAGGCAGGGCCCGTTAATTCGCCTACAGTATTCAATGCGAGCTACGGACTTGCCCAGTTTTGGGATGGACGCGCCGCTGATTTACAAGAGCAGGCCAAAGGCCCGATCCAAGCCAATGTTGAAATGGCAATGCCGCACAATCTTGCAATCGAAGTTATCCAGTCGATTCCCGGTTATCGCGAGCAATTCGAAGCCATCTATGGTGATAAAAATGTTTCGCTCAATAATTTGACAGATGCGATTGCTGAATTTGAGGAAACCCTGGTAACGCCGAACTCCCGATTCGACCAATGGTTATTGGGCGATAACGATGCGATATCTGCCGCCGAACGCAAAGGTTATGAACTGTTTAAATCCAGCGGATGTATCGCCTGTCATAACGGCCCCGCCGTCGGCGGCACCATGTACCAAAAAATGGGGTTATTTGGCGCTTACAAGTCTAGCTCCCCATCCCAAGGCAGGTTCGATGTCACAGGAAATGAAGCAGACCGATACCAGTTTAAAGTGCCGACGTTACGTAATGTGGAGCTGACCTACCCCTACTTCCACGACGGCGAAGCAGAAACGCTTGGTGAAGCTGTTGATCTAATGGGTAAGTTGCAGTTAGGCCGTACGTTTAAGAAAACAGAGATAAATCAGATTGTGGCCTTCCTCAGTACGCTTACTGGAGAGCGCCCCGATATTGATTTACCCCATTTACCCGCTTCAGGCGTAAATACTCATCGCCCGGAGCCATTTAAGTAG
- the yghU gene encoding glutathione-dependent disulfide-bond oxidoreductase, protein MAINIPTTIVDLTMRRLPLTLRSIRQHQIKLIYGKNLMSDSYTPPTVWTWQDQNTPQASARTGNQPVAGARFEQELPRGEHPLQLYSMATPNGVKVTVMLEELLAKGHRAAEYDAWLIDIMSGDQFSSGFVEINPNSKIPALVDHSTDTPLALFESGSILIYLAEKFGEFLPTGQPARAQTLNWLAWQVGSAPYLGGGFGHFYAYAPSKQEYPIDRFAMETKRQLDVLDKQLAKTEFIAGDNYSIADMAIAPWYGALQAGELYNAGEFLRVEEYANVERWRKAVFARPAYQRGARVNRFWGPEENQLKERHSAADLD, encoded by the coding sequence GTGGCGATAAACATCCCAACGACAATTGTTGACCTGACCATGCGTCGCCTGCCGTTAACATTGCGCTCTATTAGGCAACATCAGATCAAATTAATTTACGGGAAAAATCTCATGTCCGACAGCTATACCCCACCTACAGTGTGGACTTGGCAAGACCAAAACACGCCACAGGCTTCTGCGCGTACCGGCAACCAGCCTGTGGCCGGCGCGCGTTTTGAGCAAGAACTTCCGCGCGGCGAACACCCGCTACAACTTTATTCCATGGCCACACCTAACGGCGTAAAAGTAACAGTCATGCTCGAAGAGCTGCTAGCTAAAGGTCACAGGGCAGCAGAGTACGACGCCTGGCTAATTGATATCATGTCGGGGGATCAGTTCTCGAGCGGATTCGTAGAAATTAATCCCAACTCGAAAATCCCTGCGCTGGTCGACCACAGTACAGACACGCCTCTCGCACTATTTGAGTCCGGATCCATTTTGATCTATCTCGCTGAAAAATTTGGTGAATTTTTACCGACCGGGCAACCGGCTAGAGCACAAACGCTCAACTGGCTGGCCTGGCAGGTGGGTTCTGCACCCTATCTAGGTGGGGGGTTCGGTCACTTTTACGCCTACGCACCGAGCAAACAGGAATATCCAATAGACCGCTTTGCAATGGAAACCAAGCGACAACTGGATGTTTTAGATAAACAGTTGGCGAAAACCGAATTTATCGCAGGAGATAATTATAGTATTGCCGATATGGCGATAGCCCCCTGGTACGGTGCTCTGCAAGCAGGTGAACTGTACAACGCAGGCGAATTTTTACGTGTTGAGGAATACGCAAACGTGGAGCGCTGGCGCAAGGCAGTATTCGCTCGCCCAGCGTATCAACGCGGTGCACGAGTAAACCGGTTTTGGGGGCCAGAAGAAAACCAGTTGAAAGAACGCCACAGTGCTGCAGATCTAGACTAG
- a CDS encoding AraC family transcriptional regulator, with protein MRKSLPKQHVTSRLNDVLHEIHKDISADLPAARLAAIAAFSEHHFHRVFAKYMGESVHRYIARIRLEQAANQLMFDPSGTVLDVALACGFKSLSSFSRAFKLQMGSSPGEWRSRSHNEPQLQTEFLQVPEIARGYQNIANRTLPQPVICEVPPRLMAYIRHHGYDRSIAHTWQKLDLWRFENGLHAHGQFALLHSNPCLVPLKDCRYVACVEIHKTPLQRSIINVLRLPGGIHARFHLAGIYGEFIPYLSRILQEWVPHSGLRVRTTPIWVAYNKNQFTDSQHEFDLELYIPIGS; from the coding sequence ATGCGGAAAAGTCTGCCTAAACAGCATGTGACCTCACGCTTAAATGACGTTTTGCACGAAATACACAAGGATATAAGCGCAGATCTACCCGCAGCGCGCCTCGCGGCTATCGCCGCTTTTTCAGAACATCATTTCCATCGTGTGTTCGCTAAATATATGGGGGAAAGCGTCCACCGCTATATCGCGCGTATTCGATTGGAACAGGCGGCAAACCAACTCATGTTCGACCCGTCGGGTACAGTGTTGGACGTCGCGCTCGCATGCGGATTTAAGTCGCTGTCGTCGTTTTCTCGCGCGTTTAAACTGCAAATGGGCAGCTCGCCCGGAGAATGGCGCAGCCGAAGTCACAATGAGCCCCAGCTGCAAACAGAGTTTTTACAAGTACCGGAAATTGCACGGGGTTACCAAAACATCGCCAACAGAACATTACCGCAACCGGTCATATGCGAAGTACCTCCACGGTTAATGGCGTATATCCGCCACCACGGATACGACCGGAGTATTGCTCACACATGGCAAAAGCTCGACCTTTGGCGATTTGAAAACGGCTTGCACGCCCACGGCCAATTTGCCCTGCTTCATTCGAACCCCTGCCTGGTGCCGCTCAAGGATTGCCGCTACGTCGCCTGTGTCGAAATACACAAAACCCCTTTGCAGCGGAGCATAATTAATGTGTTGCGATTGCCTGGGGGGATCCATGCGCGGTTTCATCTTGCCGGTATTTACGGCGAATTTATTCCGTATTTGAGCCGTATCCTGCAGGAATGGGTACCGCACAGTGGCTTGCGGGTACGCACCACCCCAATCTGGGTGGCCTACAACAAAAACCAATTCACCGATTCGCAGCACGAGTTCGACCTGGAGCTTTACATTCCCATAGGCTCGTAA
- a CDS encoding efflux RND transporter permease subunit has protein sequence MLDSMLRFSIEKRVLVLWSLLLIIAIGGWNASHLNVDAVPDITNVQVQINTAAPGYSPLEIEQQITYFIENALTGLPELEYTRSISRYGLSQVTAVFTPKTDLYFARNLINTKLNEIKSDIPPGLEPSMSPVSTGLGEIFMYTVSATANARRADGTPYTTMDLREIHDWVIKPQMLRTVGVAEVNSIGGYNKQFHVMPDPIKLLNYDVSLAEISHALSANNGNRGAGYIENNGQQLLVRSQGQLGSIADIENVIIARPDKAPLRIRDVATVALGHELRTGAATSNGKETVLGTVMMLIGENSRDVAARASAKLADIQTSLPNGIIVSPVYNRTDLVDKAVTTVARNLLEGALLVVAILFLLLKNIRAALITAAVIPLAFMLTITGMVNTGVSANLMSLGALDFGLIVDGSVIIMENAIRRLGEARGQHSSQLPLNLRLKIVYDATREVAKPSLFGITIITLVYLPIFSLTGVEGKMFHPMALTVVFALLAAMLLSFTAVPAAIAVCLRQPRADHEGRLFSKVTAGYAALLKGALRWRWLVLVPSVGLIVLAAVLIPRLGSEFLPQLNEGDIALHAIRIPGTGLQQSVDMQAALEQDITGFPEVTTVFSRIGTAEVATDPMPPNVADVFIMLKPHDEWPNPEKTKNALVEEIAQSVNQLLGNNYEFTQPIQMRFNELLSGVRADLGVKIYGDDLDLLLKSAQQVLHIINRIPGASDARVEQVTGLPTLSVIPKPAALGSYGLNLEDLQQWVATTIGGKNVGLVQQGDRRFDLVVRFAEPLRKNTDRLKSMPVAVPGSTGYVPLGELATLQQEFAPAQISRENGKRRIIVTANIRNRDLGSFVTELQQEIAKTGEIPPGYWVEYGGSFEQLNSALARLAVIVPLTLLMILGLLTLSLSSFKNALIIFTAVPLAITGGVFALLLRDMPFSITAGVGFIALSGIAVLNGLVMLSVIQDDWRNGKPVLQAVVDGAKSRLRPVLMTALVASLGFLPMALNTGIGAEVQRPLATVVIGGIFTSTLLTLAVLPVLFHWLHRTPE, from the coding sequence ATGCTGGATTCTATGCTGCGCTTTTCCATCGAGAAGCGCGTACTGGTACTGTGGAGCCTGCTGCTGATAATTGCCATTGGCGGCTGGAACGCAAGCCACCTGAATGTGGATGCAGTGCCGGATATCACCAATGTTCAAGTTCAGATTAATACGGCGGCACCCGGGTACTCGCCGTTAGAGATCGAACAGCAGATAACCTACTTCATAGAAAATGCCCTCACCGGCCTGCCCGAGCTGGAGTACACCCGCTCCATTTCCCGCTACGGGCTTTCTCAGGTTACTGCCGTTTTCACCCCAAAAACCGACCTCTATTTCGCCCGCAATTTAATCAACACCAAACTTAACGAGATTAAAAGCGATATACCACCCGGCTTAGAACCCTCTATGAGTCCGGTTTCAACCGGGTTGGGCGAAATTTTTATGTACACGGTGAGCGCCACAGCGAACGCCAGAAGAGCAGACGGCACCCCCTACACCACGATGGATTTACGGGAAATTCATGACTGGGTGATAAAACCGCAAATGCTGCGTACCGTTGGCGTCGCCGAGGTGAACAGCATTGGTGGCTACAACAAACAATTCCACGTCATGCCCGACCCGATTAAATTGTTGAACTACGATGTATCTCTAGCCGAGATTAGCCACGCGTTAAGTGCAAATAATGGTAACCGCGGCGCGGGCTACATCGAAAACAATGGACAACAATTATTAGTGCGATCGCAAGGTCAGCTGGGGTCCATCGCCGACATAGAAAACGTGATTATTGCCAGGCCAGACAAGGCACCGCTACGAATTCGAGACGTGGCAACCGTTGCCCTGGGCCATGAATTGCGCACGGGGGCGGCGACCAGCAACGGTAAGGAAACCGTGCTGGGCACCGTTATGATGCTGATCGGCGAAAACTCGCGGGATGTCGCCGCTCGCGCATCGGCAAAGCTTGCAGATATCCAAACGTCGCTGCCCAACGGGATTATAGTGTCGCCAGTTTATAACCGCACCGACCTCGTCGATAAGGCTGTCACTACAGTCGCGCGCAATCTGCTGGAAGGTGCACTGCTCGTTGTTGCCATTCTATTTTTGCTACTAAAAAATATTCGCGCCGCGTTGATCACTGCGGCCGTTATTCCTCTCGCCTTTATGTTAACTATAACCGGCATGGTAAACACCGGTGTTTCCGCCAATCTGATGAGTCTCGGCGCACTGGATTTCGGGCTGATAGTGGACGGTAGCGTCATTATTATGGAAAACGCCATCCGCCGCTTGGGTGAAGCGCGCGGCCAACACAGCAGTCAGCTCCCCTTGAACCTCCGTCTGAAAATTGTCTACGACGCCACGCGGGAAGTCGCTAAACCAAGCCTTTTTGGTATCACCATCATTACCCTGGTTTACCTGCCCATTTTTTCGCTGACCGGCGTGGAAGGAAAAATGTTCCACCCCATGGCGCTAACCGTCGTATTCGCCCTGCTTGCAGCGATGCTGCTGTCATTCACTGCCGTACCTGCCGCCATCGCCGTGTGTTTACGGCAGCCGCGGGCCGACCACGAAGGCCGCCTTTTTAGCAAAGTCACCGCTGGCTATGCCGCGCTACTAAAAGGCGCGTTGCGCTGGCGCTGGCTGGTGTTAGTGCCCAGTGTCGGGCTGATAGTGCTGGCCGCCGTGCTAATACCGCGCTTGGGTTCGGAGTTTTTACCCCAACTGAACGAAGGCGATATTGCCCTGCACGCAATCCGAATTCCCGGCACCGGTTTGCAGCAATCCGTCGATATGCAAGCGGCACTGGAGCAAGACATCACAGGTTTTCCCGAAGTGACAACAGTGTTCTCTCGTATCGGTACTGCCGAAGTCGCCACTGACCCAATGCCACCCAATGTGGCTGATGTGTTTATCATGCTGAAGCCCCACGACGAATGGCCCAATCCGGAAAAAACCAAGAATGCGCTGGTGGAGGAAATCGCCCAATCGGTCAACCAATTGCTGGGCAACAATTACGAGTTCACACAACCCATTCAGATGCGCTTTAATGAATTGCTCTCGGGGGTGCGCGCCGACCTGGGCGTTAAGATTTACGGCGACGATCTGGACCTTCTCCTAAAATCCGCACAGCAGGTATTGCACATCATTAATCGCATACCCGGTGCGTCCGATGCGCGCGTGGAGCAGGTCACCGGCCTGCCGACCCTGTCGGTAATCCCCAAACCTGCCGCTCTGGGCAGCTACGGACTAAACCTGGAGGATTTACAGCAATGGGTGGCGACAACCATCGGTGGAAAAAATGTGGGGTTGGTGCAGCAGGGCGACAGACGATTCGATCTGGTAGTGCGTTTTGCTGAACCACTGCGCAAGAACACTGATCGATTAAAATCCATGCCCGTTGCCGTACCGGGCAGCACCGGGTATGTGCCACTGGGAGAACTCGCAACCCTGCAGCAGGAATTCGCCCCCGCGCAAATTAGTAGAGAGAATGGCAAGCGACGCATCATTGTCACCGCCAATATCCGCAATCGGGACCTCGGCAGTTTCGTGACGGAGCTACAGCAGGAAATTGCGAAAACCGGCGAGATTCCTCCCGGTTACTGGGTTGAATACGGCGGTAGTTTTGAGCAACTGAATTCTGCACTTGCACGCCTTGCTGTCATCGTACCGCTGACCCTGCTGATGATTCTCGGTTTACTGACTTTATCCTTATCGTCATTCAAGAATGCACTGATTATTTTTACTGCGGTACCGCTGGCAATCACCGGCGGCGTGTTCGCGTTACTGCTTCGCGACATGCCATTTTCGATCACGGCAGGTGTTGGGTTTATTGCGCTATCCGGCATCGCGGTGCTCAATGGTCTGGTGATGCTGAGCGTTATTCAAGACGACTGGCGCAATGGCAAACCGGTATTGCAAGCGGTTGTCGACGGTGCCAAGTCCCGCCTGCGCCCCGTACTGATGACGGCGCTGGTGGCAAGCCTTGGCTTCCTCCCGATGGCGTTAAACACAGGGATCGGGGCAGAGGTGCAGCGGCCATTAGCAACCGTTGTGATCGGTGGCATTTTCACCTCGACACTGCTCACCCTGGCGGTATTACCGGTGCTGTTCCACTGGCTTCACCGCACACCGGAATAA
- a CDS encoding PLP-dependent aminotransferase family protein yields the protein MKTARLVESLPTSYIREILQAATAADCLSLAGGLPDPKYFPLDATAEALQAVADSPAVHGHLFQYASTRGYQPLIDHLQTQLPVGAGHELLMTNGSQQGIDLAVRTYLNQGDEVALEVPAYLGALQVFALAGIRVRPIPQLPFGPDLEALRKVFETGRCKMFYTVPDFHNPTGCCWSLDVRTEVARLCRKHGVLLLEDAPYRDIRFHGESLPLVSDFCSDVAIVLNSFSKTAMPGLRLGAIVADKKLLAPMLRVKQAVDLHTNTLGQFLLAEFLVKGNYAAHVANLCRNYGAKYEALHAALELHATEFGYHRAVQGGMFIWFVLHELDATLVAQRCLERGLAVVPGGVFFPAGEKHSTNALRLNFSYLAISQLEEAAARLAAVLRELSACIAVGGRYSGVR from the coding sequence ATGAAAACTGCCCGCTTGGTGGAAAGTTTACCCACATCGTACATAAGAGAAATTCTGCAAGCCGCCACCGCAGCTGATTGTCTGTCGCTCGCGGGCGGATTACCCGACCCAAAGTACTTTCCGCTTGATGCCACGGCGGAAGCTTTGCAAGCAGTAGCCGATTCTCCCGCGGTACACGGTCACCTGTTTCAGTACGCGTCGACGCGTGGGTATCAACCGCTGATCGATCACTTGCAAACACAACTACCCGTTGGTGCGGGGCATGAGCTGCTGATGACCAACGGTTCGCAGCAGGGTATTGATCTGGCAGTGCGAACTTATTTGAATCAGGGCGATGAGGTCGCGTTGGAAGTGCCAGCCTACCTGGGCGCATTGCAAGTGTTCGCACTGGCCGGTATTAGAGTGCGACCGATCCCCCAATTACCGTTTGGTCCAGATCTTGAGGCGTTGAGAAAGGTGTTCGAGACCGGACGCTGTAAAATGTTTTATACCGTGCCGGACTTCCATAACCCAACCGGTTGTTGTTGGTCGTTGGACGTTCGCACCGAGGTAGCCCGGTTGTGCAGAAAGCACGGCGTACTGCTGTTGGAAGACGCACCCTATCGGGATATTCGTTTTCATGGTGAGAGCTTGCCTTTAGTCAGTGATTTCTGCTCCGATGTGGCGATTGTTCTCAACTCTTTTTCGAAGACAGCGATGCCAGGCTTGCGTCTGGGCGCAATAGTGGCGGATAAAAAGTTGCTAGCTCCCATGCTGAGAGTAAAGCAGGCAGTCGACTTACACACCAACACACTTGGCCAATTCCTGTTGGCAGAGTTCTTGGTAAAAGGGAATTATGCCGCGCATGTTGCAAACCTTTGCCGCAATTACGGCGCTAAATACGAAGCGCTGCATGCGGCGCTCGAGCTCCACGCCACAGAGTTTGGTTATCATCGTGCGGTGCAAGGCGGCATGTTTATCTGGTTTGTTTTGCACGAGTTGGACGCGACACTGGTCGCTCAGCGCTGCCTGGAGCGGGGCTTAGCGGTTGTACCGGGCGGGGTGTTTTTCCCCGCCGGAGAAAAGCACTCGACAAATGCACTGCGGTTGAATTTCAGTTATCTCGCAATTTCGCAGCTGGAAGAGGCGGCTGCCCGTTTGGCAGCCGTATTACGCGAATTGTCGGCATGTATTGCCGTCGGCGGGCGTTATTCCGGTGTGCGGTGA
- a CDS encoding M3 family metallopeptidase: protein MRFSLLAAMISTIVLTTGCESEQPQPDESKTAMQQSAENIFFHESPLSYHAPEFDKLKVSDYEPAFAEGLKEHSAEILQIANNPEKPTFDNTIVAMEKSGALLSRVYTLFGSLSGLVSNDEYRRIESDFSPKLAEHSDSIFLNPQLFKRVVAVYESRDSLNAEDQRLAEYYYKRFVREGAKLSPAAKARVMEINTEISTLQTDFSQNILKSLEKDVVLVKDKADLAGLSESQIESLAAAAKKSGNEGYQITLVNTTRHPLLGSLENRELRKKLWETSAYRAMDTNGPIVLKLTKLRAEKAKLLGFDTWAAYVVDNQMAKTPAAVFGILDGLAPKAVARAKEEAADIQAEIKKAGGDFTLQPWDWLFYAEKVRQAKYDLDESLLKPYFEFNTVLNDGLFFAMNKLYGISLKPRKDLPVWDENVLAYEVYNEDGSTIGLFYIDPYAREGKRGGAWMSNWVEQNGLLDDKPVIYNALNIPKPAEGQPTLMTFDEVETLFHEFGHAIHGLFSDVKYPSLAGTSTARDFVEFPSQANEDWDIDPAVLKNYAKHYETGEPIPQELLDKMLKAHKFNSGFNTVEYLAAALLDMEWHTISADSDITDVAAFEKEALAKHKIDFAPVPPRYKSAYFSHIFAGGYSAGYYAYLWTEVLAADAFAYTQTLGGLTRENGDKYRDAVLSRGNSRDLMESYVDFRGQEPSIDALLERRGLVK from the coding sequence ATGCGTTTTTCCTTATTAGCCGCGATGATCAGCACGATTGTCCTCACCACCGGCTGCGAATCTGAACAACCCCAACCCGACGAATCCAAGACTGCGATGCAGCAATCCGCTGAGAATATTTTCTTTCACGAGAGCCCTCTGTCTTATCACGCACCAGAATTCGACAAACTCAAAGTCAGCGATTACGAGCCTGCGTTCGCCGAAGGTTTGAAGGAACATTCAGCGGAAATTCTGCAAATCGCCAACAACCCCGAGAAACCAACGTTCGACAATACGATAGTGGCGATGGAAAAATCCGGAGCGTTGCTCAGCCGGGTATACACCCTATTTGGCAGCCTCTCCGGGCTGGTATCCAACGACGAATATCGCCGTATTGAATCCGACTTTTCTCCCAAGCTTGCGGAGCACTCGGACAGCATTTTTCTCAATCCTCAATTATTTAAACGTGTTGTGGCTGTATACGAAAGCCGCGACTCGCTGAACGCGGAAGACCAGCGTCTGGCGGAGTACTACTACAAGCGATTTGTCCGCGAGGGCGCCAAGCTTAGTCCTGCCGCAAAAGCGCGCGTGATGGAAATTAATACAGAAATCTCAACACTGCAGACTGACTTTTCCCAGAACATTTTGAAATCACTGGAAAAAGATGTCGTCCTGGTAAAAGACAAAGCCGACTTAGCGGGTTTGTCAGAAAGTCAGATTGAATCGCTCGCTGCGGCAGCAAAAAAATCGGGCAACGAGGGCTATCAGATCACGCTGGTAAACACCACGCGTCATCCACTGCTGGGCAGCCTGGAAAATCGCGAATTACGTAAAAAGCTTTGGGAAACCTCCGCTTACCGCGCGATGGATACCAATGGTCCTATCGTTCTGAAGCTCACCAAACTCCGCGCAGAAAAAGCCAAGCTGTTGGGTTTTGATACCTGGGCAGCCTATGTCGTTGATAACCAAATGGCGAAAACTCCTGCGGCAGTATTCGGGATTCTGGACGGCTTAGCACCTAAGGCTGTTGCCCGTGCGAAAGAAGAAGCCGCCGATATTCAGGCGGAGATTAAGAAAGCCGGTGGCGATTTCACATTACAGCCGTGGGATTGGCTGTTTTATGCCGAGAAAGTCCGCCAAGCAAAATATGATCTCGACGAAAGTCTGCTGAAGCCGTATTTTGAGTTCAACACGGTGCTCAACGATGGCCTGTTCTTCGCGATGAACAAGCTTTACGGGATTTCACTGAAGCCGCGTAAAGATCTTCCTGTTTGGGATGAAAATGTTCTTGCGTATGAGGTGTACAACGAAGACGGCAGCACCATTGGCCTGTTCTACATCGATCCCTACGCGCGAGAAGGCAAGCGTGGTGGTGCCTGGATGAGTAACTGGGTTGAGCAGAATGGCCTGCTTGACGACAAACCAGTGATTTACAATGCGTTAAACATACCCAAGCCGGCAGAAGGGCAGCCGACCTTAATGACCTTTGATGAAGTGGAAACCCTGTTCCATGAGTTTGGCCACGCGATTCATGGTCTTTTCTCTGATGTGAAATACCCGAGCCTGGCAGGTACCTCCACTGCGCGCGATTTTGTCGAATTCCCATCGCAAGCCAATGAAGACTGGGATATCGATCCGGCCGTTTTGAAAAACTATGCGAAGCATTACGAAACCGGTGAGCCGATTCCTCAGGAATTGCTCGACAAAATGCTAAAAGCTCACAAATTCAACTCTGGTTTCAACACAGTTGAATATCTCGCGGCAGCATTGTTGGATATGGAGTGGCACACTATTTCCGCCGACAGCGATATTACAGATGTGGCGGCGTTCGAGAAAGAAGCGTTGGCCAAACATAAAATCGATTTTGCGCCAGTACCGCCCCGCTATAAATCGGCATACTTCAGCCATATTTTTGCCGGTGGATATTCTGCGGGGTATTACGCCTACCTTTGGACCGAAGTGTTGGCCGCAGATGCCTTTGCGTACACGCAAACTCTGGGTGGATTAACCCGCGAGAACGGTGATAAATACCGCGATGCAGTATTGTCGCGCGGTAATAGCCGAGACTTAATGGAAAGCTATGTGGATTTCCGTGGTCAGGAGCCAAGTATCGATGCATTGCTGGAGCGTCGTGGCTTGGTAAAATAA
- a CDS encoding efflux RND transporter periplasmic adaptor subunit produces the protein MYQRSRALTQTIRSAIFVAVTAFCTIASVANVSASEEQHAAHEHEHDHEHEHPEDTEHSGAIELPDNQADMPQITTAIAGAAELKTHISTFGTVRFGAEQLFHIAPRFDGVITQVQVAVGDYVNKGDLLATLESNDSLRAYPLRAPAEGKVIEQLANSGDLINSDTVFVVAAPQPQWLELRIYPAQARQIKEKQLVLIPTGEGVISRQIEHIIPQPDAPYRIARIKLPAGNTLTTGQWVEAQIEASSHTLPLAVEKSAVHTIDRQTGVYVREGNAYHFTPLSLGRENSALFEVAAGLEVGAEYATENSYLLKAEQEKSSAEHSH, from the coding sequence ATGTACCAACGATCACGCGCATTAACTCAAACCATCCGTAGCGCGATATTCGTCGCTGTCACTGCATTCTGCACCATCGCCTCAGTAGCCAATGTCAGCGCAAGCGAGGAGCAACACGCCGCGCATGAACACGAGCATGACCACGAGCATGAACACCCAGAAGATACTGAGCACAGCGGCGCTATTGAACTGCCAGACAATCAAGCGGACATGCCGCAAATAACAACGGCCATTGCCGGAGCGGCAGAACTCAAAACGCATATTTCCACATTTGGCACAGTGCGCTTCGGCGCAGAACAACTCTTCCATATCGCACCGAGGTTCGACGGTGTTATCACCCAGGTTCAAGTTGCTGTGGGCGACTACGTAAACAAAGGCGATTTATTGGCCACACTGGAGTCCAACGACAGTCTGCGCGCATATCCATTGCGAGCGCCCGCTGAAGGTAAAGTAATAGAGCAGCTCGCAAATAGCGGAGACCTGATTAATAGCGACACCGTGTTTGTAGTCGCCGCCCCCCAACCGCAATGGCTGGAGCTACGCATTTACCCAGCGCAAGCGCGGCAAATAAAAGAAAAGCAGCTAGTGTTGATACCCACCGGCGAAGGCGTGATCAGTCGCCAGATCGAGCACATCATCCCCCAGCCAGATGCCCCCTATCGCATCGCACGGATAAAACTACCAGCAGGCAATACGCTCACCACCGGGCAGTGGGTAGAGGCGCAGATTGAAGCCAGCAGCCACACTCTTCCTCTCGCGGTAGAAAAAAGCGCGGTACACACCATCGACAGGCAAACCGGCGTGTATGTGCGAGAAGGCAACGCCTACCACTTCACCCCGCTTAGCCTGGGTCGTGAAAACTCTGCGCTGTTCGAGGTGGCTGCAGGGCTGGAGGTCGGCGCCGAATACGCAACGGAAAACAGTTACTTGTTGAAAGCAGAGCAGGAGAAATCCAGCGCTGAACACAGCCACTGA
- a CDS encoding helix-turn-helix domain-containing protein — MAVTDENVRRELGARLQAQRLLHNWDQESLAYEAGISQSTLYRLEKGGSVSLDALIRVLRVLGLLDRLESLVPQAEISPVAQVREARQKLRKRATGTRKTAPKNSGWQGFGQSVSFDDTEGD, encoded by the coding sequence ATGGCTGTAACCGATGAAAATGTAAGGCGTGAGCTGGGCGCCCGATTACAGGCGCAGCGGCTTTTGCATAATTGGGATCAGGAAAGTCTGGCCTATGAGGCGGGTATCTCGCAGAGCACACTGTATCGTCTGGAAAAAGGTGGCAGCGTGAGCCTCGACGCTTTAATTCGAGTGCTGCGGGTATTGGGCCTGTTGGACCGGCTGGAATCCCTGGTGCCACAAGCAGAAATCAGTCCGGTAGCACAGGTACGCGAGGCGAGGCAAAAGTTGCGAAAACGCGCCACCGGTACCCGTAAAACCGCGCCGAAAAATAGCGGCTGGCAGGGGTTTGGTCAGAGTGTTTCGTTTGATGATACTGAGGGAGATTGA